Genomic DNA from Desulfonema ishimotonii:
TATCTGATTGACATATTTCTTATCGGCATCAGTGCAGCCCTGATCAACAACTTCGTGCTGCACTACTTTGTGGGCATCTGCCCGTTTGTCGGCGTCTCCCGGAAAATCAGCACCGCCTTTGGCATGGGCTGCGCCGTTATCTTCGTTATTTCCATTGCGTCCGTCATCAGCTGGACCATCACCACCTTCATCCTCATGCCCGGCGCGCCCCTCTCCAAATGGGTGGCCGGTTTCTTCATGACGCCTGAGATGGCGGCGCAGACGGACCTGACAATCCTGAGCTATATCGTCTACATCTTCGCCATTGCCTCATCTGTGCAGTTTGTGGAGATGTATGTGCGGAAGTTCTTTCCGCCCCTGTACAAGGCCCTGGGCGTTTATCTGCCCCTGATCACCACCAACTGCGCCATCCTCTTTGCCTGTCTGATCATCATGAGCAAGATCGTCGGCGTGGACAACCCGGCGGATGTCTGGGATCTGGGCCGTGCCCTGACCCTGGGCGCAGGCGGCGGCGTCGGTTTCACCATCGCCATCGTGATTATGGCCGGTCTCCGTGAGGATCTGGATCTGTGCGATGTGCCCGGACCTTTCAAAGGCGTTCCCATCACCCTGATTGTCGCCGGTATTCTGGCAATGGGTTTTATGGGATTTACCGGCGTGGATTCCGGTCTGAAAAAGGCCATGATGTCCAAACCGGCCGTTGCGGAACAGGCTCAGTCTGCCCAGGATGCGGGAAAATAACGAACAATGAACAGTGATCAGTGAACAGTAAGCAGTAAACAGTGATAATCGGTTTCTGTTTGCTGACAGCTGGTAACTGTTTACTGGTAACTGAAATAAAGAGGTTTCTATGAATTTGGTTATCGTAGGTCTTTCTGCTTCGACCCTGTTCGGAATGGCAATTGTCATCTGCTACATACTGGGTTGGGCAAATAAGGCGTTTCATGTTGAGGTGGACCCCCGCACCGAAGCTATTGTGGCAACGCTTCCCGGCGCCAACTGCGGCGGGTGCGGGTATGTGGGATGCGGCGACTATGCCGATGCAGTGGTTAACGACGGCGCGCCCGTGGATAAGTGTCCGGTGGGCGGTGCGGCCTGTGCCGCATCGGTTGCGTCCATTATGGGCGTCGAGGTGGGGGAGAGCTTTCCCCAGCGGCCCATTGTTCACTGCGGTGCCCATTACAGCGAGCGTAAGGGGCGGACCGAGTATCGCGGGGAGATGACGTGCAAGGCGGCCAACATGGTGGCCGGTGTTCAGGGATGTACTTACGGCTGCCTGGGATTCGGCGACTGTACCCGTGCCTGCAAGTACGACGCCATCCATATTGTTGACGGTCTGGCCACCGTGGATTACGACAAATGTATCGGCTGCGGTGCCTGCGGCAGCGTGTGTCCGAGAAATATCATCACCATCACGCCGTTCAAAAAATCCCGGATTCTGGCCGTGGGCTGCTCCAACAAGGACACCGGCAAAGATGTTATGGCCGTGTGTGAGGTGGGCTGTATCGGCTGTAAGGCATGTGCCCGCAAGTCTGATCTGTTCAAGATCGTGGACAACCTGCCGACCATTGATTACGAGGCCTGGGATGAGGAATGTACGCCGGATGTCATGGCTGCCTGTGAGAAATGTTCGCGTAACCGCCTGATCTTCGTGGGCGAGCCGAGCGCGGCAGACATCGCGGCCACGGCCGACAAGGAAGTGCCCGAAGTGGTTGAGCCGGACTTCAAGACCACCGTGGACGACACCGAATGGCGCGGTTAGTCATCGCCATATAAATCAGGCAGGCCGGGTTGATAAAACGTAACCCGACAGCGCGCTTTATGTAATAGGCGGCTGTCGGGTTTGCTGGTCCGATCTGCAAGTTTGAAATAGAAAAAAAGCCGGGTTTTCCACAGGAGAAGCCCGGCTTTTTTGCTGGACGATTTCATGAAATAAAAACACTTATGGGTAGTTTATTTGCGCCGAATTCCCTGACATAACCTTGATTTCTGAGTTTCCATGAATGTGTCGAAGCGTGAAAAGTCATAACAAACTTTCGGAGGTTATTTATGAAAAGAATTTCTTTTTGGATTACAGTAGTTTTGTCATGTTGCATATTTTCAACAGCAAATGCTGAACCTCAATGCGGAGTCATTCTAGATGTTAACGGAGACAGAAAAACCGGTTTGGAAGAAGCAATATATGCTTTGCAGGTTGTGGCAGGGATTCAGGGGCAGTGCAATAGCAAAGAAACAGAACCAAATGACAGCTTCAGTGAGGCGACATCAGTTGGTTTAAATGAGGAAACAGTCGGTAAAATAGAAACAGCTGGAGATGAAGATTATTTCAAATTCACAACTTCAAAGGCGGGGGTAATTGAAGTATCAGTTGAGCCTGTTCCATCTGATATCCGTTTGGTAGCAAGACTTTATGATGCACAACAAGAACAGATTGATTATAAACATGCATCAGAGACAGGAGGAATTATATTTTTCAAAAAACTCAGCGATGCGGGAGTTCATTATCTGAAATTAGAAGGTGAGTATTCCAGTTCTAAAAGCGATGAACCCTATACAGTGCAAATCGGGCTTGATATCTTCGATTCTTATGAAATAAATAACAGCTTTGCAAGTGCGTCATCAGTTTCTCTGGATACAGATGTGAGGGGTAAGGCATTAAGAATAAAAAAGTATACCAAAAGCAGAAAATATGATAAGACTTCGGGTATGAAAAAAATAAATCCGCAAATATTGAAAAGTTTTAAGTCCGCAATTCAGAAACTTACAGGATATAAGAGGAGAATTTTTATTGCGGAACTTACGAAAGATTATTTTGACGGGAGTCCGAGAAAAGCAGAGTGCTATCTCGGAGTGGGAAGAAAAACCGCTGTATTGGGACTCAGAGAGCTGGAAACCGGTTTTGTCTGTGTGGAAAATTTTCACGAAAGAGGTCGGAAAAAAACAGAAGAAAAATTCGGCAATCTTAAAAATGATATCAGTGAAATTGCGGATGCTGAGGGGCAGGCGGATCCGAAGTTTCAGACAGACCTGATATATCTGAAAATAACAGCGGGAGAAACAAAAAAAATGTTGGAAAAAAAGGGATATTCGCCCGAAAATTTTACAGAGAGAACAGTTTGTAATATTCTGAACAGACAGGGCTATAAGCTCAGAAAGGTTCGGAAAACAAAACCGTTAAAAAAAAATACCTGAAACAGATGCCATATTTGAAAATATCAGGAAAGAAAACAAAAAGGCAGATACCTCCCCGGATATTCTGCGCATATCAGCCGATGTAAAGGCCAAGGTAAGGGTGGGCCGCTTTTCACGGGGCGGGAAAGCAAGAAGACTATGCCCGGAATCGGCACTTGATCATGACTATGCGCCGGATGCGGTTCTGGCACCGTTCGGTGTTTTGGAAACGGATTCGGGACAGGTGACGATTATTTTCGGAGAATCAAAAGAAACCAGCGATTTCATAGCTGACGCATTGGAACGGTGGTACGAAATCCGAAAAACAAAAATATCGAAGTATGAAGAATTGCTTATAAATCTCGACAACGGCCCATCTGTGGGCAGCAGCAGAACCCAGTTTCTCAAACGTATGGTGGCGTTTGCCAAAAAAACAGGTAAAATCATCCATCTTATCTATTACCCGCCGTATCATAGTAAATACAATGCGATAGAGCGATTTTGGGGGGCTTTGGAGAAATATTGGAATGGAAAAATTCTTGATAAAGCCAGAAAAGTATTTCGCATTGCTGAAAAATCTTCGTGGAAAAATACTCATCCCATTGTTGATTCTTTGAAAAAGTCTTATAAAACAGGTGTTAGGCCTACAGATGAGGAAATAGAAAAATACGGTCACTATATTCAACGTTCCGAATCTCTGCCCAAATGGGATGTTTATATTTTTCCTAATATTGAGAATTAAATAATGGTATTTTATTTTTTTCTAACTGCCTAAAATAGAAGATGAGGGAGATGAAGATTATTTCAAATTTATAACTCCACAAGCTGGAGTAATCGAGATATCCATTAATCCCGTTCCTTCTGATATTCGTCTAACAGCAAGACTTTATGATGCACAACAAGACCAGATTGATTATAAAACCGCATCGGAGGCAGGAGGGATTATATTTTTCAAAGAACTTAACGATGCGGGAGTTCATTATCTGAAATTAGAAGGTGAGTATTCCAGTTCCAACAGCGATAAACCTTATACAGTACAGATTGAGTTGGATACCTTCGACTCCTATGAAATGAATAACAGCTTTGCAGATGCATCAATAATTTCTCTTAATACGGACGTCAGGGGCAAAATAGAAGGTGGCGGAGATAAAGATTATTTCAAATTCACAACTTCAAAAGCAGGGATAATTGAGATATCTGTCAATCCTGTTCCTTCTGATATTCGCCTGACAGCAAGACTCTATGATGCACAACAAAACCATATTAATAGTAGGACTTCGCAAGAAGCAGGAAGTTCTATTTTCTTTAGTACGACAACTGATACAGGAGGAGTTTATTATCTGAAATTAGAAGGTGAATACTCCAGCTCTGATAGCGATGAACCTTACACTGTGAATGTGAAACTGAAATAACCATAAGGATCTGTGATACCGAAGCGGATGTTATTGTCGGGTTTCACATTTCTTTCAACTCGGCTTGGTATTCTGTCAATTTTGAGATTGCACATCTGAAATGCATATACAGAAATAGACCGGGTTGGGTAAAACGTAACCCGACACTGCCGTTTCGGTGAAAAAGATAAAAAAGCCGGACTCCTCATGAGAGGGGTTCGGCTTTTTTTAATGATTGTGGAATAATACCATTGTTCCGATGGCCTGCGTTGGAAAGCCCCATGCAAAGATGTAAGTGGTTACAGATACGCCGCCGTGAAAGACGGCGCTACCGACCGGTATTATGTAAAATTCCCTTAAAGGTGATTCCGAATCCCCAGAGTTCGCTATCTGCGTTCAGGGAGACGTTTTGCCTTCCATAATTATCAGTTAGTCCGACGCTTTCAACTCTGAGGTATCTGGCTTTACGACCTGCGGAGAAATCTCCGAAGTTCAGTTTTATTATTTTCCCTTATAACCCGCCCGTCTTCTTCAAGGTATCTCAGATGGGCCAGAGCTTCTCCGGTGGCAAACCACTGATGGGCAATGGGAAAATCTGTCCATGAGTCAGCCCTGAAATCCCAGGTCATTTCCGATGCGGTTTCATAGGCACTTCGGGGACTGCCGTTCAGAATATCCAGAATCTCATCCAGTCGTTTTTTATGGTGGGAAATCAGTCCGGTGATACGTTTCCTGTGATCTGAGAAAATGCGGCGGTGGCCGGGCAACACCAGACTGACCTCCAATCTGCTTACCTTATCCAGGCTGTCAAAATAGTCTTTCAAAGGGTTGTCCGTATCTCTGAAGCATTGGATATTGGAGGAGATATCCATAAGAACATGATCCCCTGAAAAAAGGATCTTATGTTGCGGCTCATACAGACACATATGACCTCCTGTATGCCCCGGGGTATGAACGCACCTGAAATAATATTCGCCTAAGCACAGGGGATCACCATCCTCCGAAATGATCAGATTGCGAAATATTTCCGAACCGAATCTGATACCGGCATACTGTTTAAACGCTGATGACAGTCTGTTTTTCGGAAAACCGTGATTTTCCGAATATGATACAATCGAATCAAAGCCTTGCCATGACTGAATAATTGCGGCATCATGCCGGCTCATATAAACTTTTGAACTCTCCGATGCCAGTCTTGGCACAAGGCCGATATGATCCGCATGGTGATGGGAGATGAAAAAATCGGTCTGAGCCGGGTTGACTCCCAGTTTTTCCATTCCCGCTTTCATGGCCTCAAAGGATTCATCACAATTGAGGCCCGTGTCAATGATAAGATTTCTTTCATCAGACCTGATGAGATAGGAGTTTAAGGATTTCAGAGGAAGTCCCGGCAGCGGAACTTCGATGCGGCAGATATTTGGTTGTATTTCCTCAATCATATCTGATATTCCTATTTTTCATCGGCTTTAAGCTGTGTGAACGCTTTTTCTATATTATCCATTACTTTTCTATATTCAGGAGTCTTTTTTGAAATGACAAAGAAAATATCAAAATTTGAAATCGGATGACCCTGTATTTCTGAAACACCAATCTTTTTCAGTATTTCATCTGCTGTTGCCGAATAGCCAATGGCATAGTCCGCTCTTTTAATCTTCAGCTTTCTGAAAACAAGTTCATGCCTATCTGCTGCATCAAGGACAATATGATTTTCAGGATTCTTAAAATATTTAATAAGTCCTCCGTAACTATAACCTCTTGTAACAAGTAGTTTTTTGCCTTTAAGCGCTTCTATATTCCTTGGGACAGCAGTATCAGTGCGGGTATAGACGCTTAATTCGACATTTACAACAGCCGTACTGCTGTAAAGCGTATTGTTTTCAAGTAAGGATATCCCTTTTGCTACCATAGAAACATCTGCCTGCCCCTCAACTATTCTTTTGATAACCCTTTTCGCAGGATATTCCTTTATTGAATACCGGATACCTGCTTTTTCAAATACTTTTTTCATAAGATCAAGCCATATGCCACCGGGTTTTCCGTCCTTTAATTCAAAAAAAGGAGGAAAGTCATATACTCCGACTCTGATCGTCTGGTCGGCATCTGCATTGACTGATAAAAAGGCTGAAAAGAATAACAGCAATAATGGGAACAACATTTTATATCCGACAGCCAAAGAACCGGTTGCCAGCCAGTTCCAGATTGCCCCGATAAAAAACAGTTTTCGGTAATAATTTGCTTTGAGCATGTGAGCTTTCCTTTAATAAATTAAACAGTTACTAAAATGATTGGCCCTGACTGTTTTAGGAGGCTTCCGTCCGTGGTCAACCGTTTTATCACTATTCAAAGAATAGGCCCAAAAATTTCCTCATTTATGCCATTCATACCGGTTTCAGCCCCGTAACATATAAGTCAGCGCTTAGCCCGAGGACACCTTTTGGGTGAATTGTTCAGGGGGGAAAAATCTGATTGACTGATAATACTGATTCACAGTTGAAATATCGCATTAAAACAAACACGCTTCTTTTTATAAAGTCAAGATATCTCTTTTTGATGATAACTTTCAACATAGAATCGGTATAATACCGAATCACAGATGAAACCCGCCATTATTCGGATTGCGGAAACGAAACTTCCGAATCCGAACCTGCTGTTTTGAAAGGAATTCGGACTTAGAATCCGAATTCGGAATAATGGCGTATTTCAAAATGGAAACGGTATAATCACACTAAAAAACGTAATTAAAGGTAATTCCGAATCCCCAGATTTCCCCGTCCGCGTTCAGAGAGACGTTTTGCCCGCCATAACTGCGATTCAGTTCGACGCTTTCACCGCCGATATATCTGTTTTTCTCCGTAATGATATATTGAACCACACTGTCTACGGAGAAATTTCCGAAATTGAGTCCCATCCCGAAAGAATAGGTCTTTTTATCCGAATCCGGCCATTGCAGATCAAATGTTTTATCCGGAACCGGAGACGGATCGTAAAAATACCCGCCCCGCAAGACAACCATATCGTTCAGAGCCCATTCCGCACCGATTCTGACCTGGACCGTATCCTCCCACTCTCTTTCACATACGTCCTCGGTCTGAACGCCCAGTAACGGAGGGGTGAAACTGATTATATAACAATCTACGGTACTCCAGTCTGTCCAGACCAAGTCCAATTCCAGGGAAAAATTGCTGTGGGGCTGATACCGGATGCCCCCCTGAACCTGGGCCGGGTGGTCAATGGATGATTCGATATCCGTTTTGGAACCGGGTATGCCCACGACCTCCGCACTCCCTTCAAAATCTGCGTCGGCCTTGCTCCTGAAGGTCAGCCCCAGGGTCAGGGAATCTGTGGGCGTATACATGATTCCCGCATTGAACGAATAGTTAAAATCGTCCTCCAGCTCTGTCTCCACTTTTTTCTCATGAAAAGACGTGCCGGGCAGGTAGAGAAGCCGTTCCACGCCACATTCGGACCTGCCGACGGAGATTCCGAAACCGCCGGAAATCTTTTCGCTGAACCTGTACGAGATGGCCGGAGTGATCACCATTCGGTTATAGTAGGAATGTACGTTGTTGAAGGCCCCCGGATTCTCTGCGGTGTTGTCATCAAATTCGATGTCGAGGCCGTAGGGCGCATAGGCAGCGATCCCGGTTACCAGTTTGTCGGACAGAGGGTAAACAAACCCGAAATGGGGAACGACCAGGCCGTCCGAATTATTTGAGAAATCTTTTGATCCGTTTACTGAGGAATCGGTGCCTTCCACATGGTAGTTTCCCACGTTGATGTCAGCGAGAATCAGATGGGTTCCGCCTGAAATTGTGATGCGGCTGATCCGGGTCAGTCCTGCCGGGTTGTAATGGATCGCATAGGGGTCGTCCGCATATGCTGAAAAAGCACCCCCGAGGGCTGTTGCCTTTGATCCGATGCCGAAGGTATCCACGTTGGCCGCATTTGTACACACTTCTGCTGCCAGCAGCACAGCGGTTATGAAAAAAAATATTCTCAGAGACTTCGAAAAGGCGATAATAAATAATACCAGTTGGTTGTTTTGTATGAGCATATTCATTTATTTCTCCTCTGAAAAAGGCAACACTTTTCCTATACAGTCCGATATCTGAAACAATCGTTCCTGTCTGTCTGCCAGCGGATTGAATTTTGAATTATGATTGTCGGTGTGATCTTACGTGCCGGACAAAGTCTTTAAATGCCTCACAGGAGTCATACATAAACGCATAGCCGGTATCCCGGATCAGCTTTTCCGACGTTGCCACCCAGGGATGGATCATCATATTCATGACCGGACTTGGAAATTCGGTCATGGCAGAAAGCCTGAGCTGCCAGGCTAGGCTGTTCAGAGGTGAGAGAATCCGCAATGGCAGGGGGAGAGGTGTGTTTCCCAGCATGTTCACCATTTCCGGAAATGTGACGGTTCCCTCTCCGGCGACATTGTATATTCCGCCGAGTCTGTTTTTTAAAAGCAGAACCATGACATTGATCAGATCATCTTCGTGAACAAACTGGAACGGCTTTGTGTGGCCGGGAAGGAGAACAATCCTCTTCTTCAGATGTCTGGCCAGGGGATTGTCGAATCCGGGACCCACCACAAAACAGGGGCGGACGACAGAGAGGGTGATATGGGGATATTCGGTGGAAAAGCTCCGAATGATATTCTCAATCTCCCTCTTATTTCTGGCATAGGTGAAATCATCGTTGCCCCGTAAAGGGCTTTCCTCGGTCAGGGGGAAATCATTATCCGGATGAAATCCGTAGGCTGTTGTGGAGCTGGTATAGAGAATCTGGCGGACCCCGGCCCTGACAGAGGCCCTGAGGACATTCCGGGTTCCGCCTTTGTTGATGTCCTCCATAAGGTTATCGTCGTGTAAAGGGGGCAGGACATAGGCCGTGTGGATGACCGTATCAACATTTTCGGAGTCCAGAATCTCTTCCAGCGGTTCCCGGATGTCCTGTTTAAAAAAACCGTACCCTGAAGACCCCTGAGCCGGTTCCCGGATATCCGTGCCCACCACCTTCTCAACCCACGCCTTTTTGCACAGGCTTTCGACCAGTTTCCCACCGATATATCCGGCTGCGCCGGTAACAAGTATTCTCATTGTTCTCCTTTCGCTTGAGATCCCACCTATACAGCTGTTTGCAACTCTATGATTTTTTCTCAGGAATCTGATTTTATAATGTCTGCCAGCCCCGCATACCTGAATATTACAATGAGGGACGTACAGGTCTGCCCGATGATGCCATATCAACCGATGACCGTTTTATTGTTTAACTGTTTAAAGGAAGGGGCGTCATGGCCAGTTTTTTGATAATCAGGCGTCTGGCAAAGGGGAATACCTGAAAAATGGCCAGCAGCGTATGGAGCTGAGGGCTGATCTTCCAGTGCAATTTCTTTCCGTGAGCTGCCTTCCACACCGTCTCGGCCACCCGGGCCGGTGTGATACGGACGCCCATCCGGTCAATACTGTAAGCTCTGGCGGGGGCATCGGTGATCAGCGGGGTTTTGACAAAAGGGACCAGAATATCACTGACCGCAATACCGCTGGGCTCAAGCTCGATATCCAGAGACTCGGTCAGGGCGCGGACCGCATGTTTTGTGGCTGAGTACACAGCCATCTCCGGAATGCCGTAGATGGCCGAGGCCGAAGACATGCTGATAATCCGGGCGCCGGGGGTCTGCCTCAGATAACCGAGGGCGCAGTGAATACCATTGAGAACCCCCTTAATATTCACATCCACCACCTGATGCTGTGCGCTGATGCTGATGCGGTCGTTGGTCCCCATTCTGATGATACCGGCATTGTTAAACAGCACATCCAACCGGCCGCCGGTAACTTCGGCAAAGCGGTCCGCCGACCGGCGCATCTGCTCCGCATCCGTAACATCTGTCCGTTGCCGACAGACGTTTTGCTCACCGATTTCGGACTCAAGGGATGCAAGTCCCTCCTGATCCAGGTCGAAGAGGCCGACAAACCACCCCTTTCTGGCAAAAAGCAGGGCGGTTTCCCGGCCGATGCCGGAGGCTGCCCCCGTAATCAGTATGCTCTTTCTCCCCTTAATTCCCATTATCGTTTCTCCTTACGAAGCCGGTAAAGCCCGGCACAGGAGCGCCGGGCTGTTCCCACTACGCTTTCTCCAAAATATGGATACACATGGCGGCCTCTTCCAGGCCGATGTTCCCGCCGCCGTTTTCCGCCAGACCGATGCGGGCCCCTTCCACCTGGCGTTTTCCGGCATCGCCCCGCAGTTGGAGACCGATCTCGTAGATCTGGGCCAGTCCGGATGCCCCGATGGGATGGCCGCGGGTTTCCAGCCCCCCGCTGATATTGACCGGCTGTTTGCCGCCGAGCATGGTTGCGCCCGATTCGGCATACGGCCCGCCTTCGCCAAGGGGACAGAACCCCATGGCCTCTGTCTGGTGCAGTTCACCGTAAGAGGTGGCATCATGGAGTTCGGCCAGGCTGATGTCCCGGGGGCCGACGCCTGCAATCTCATATGCCTGCTTTGCCAGGCGCTCGCCGATGTCCTCTCCGTCAATGTCCCGGTCGGTCCCTGAGCCGAGTACGGAGGCAAGGATTTTCAGGGGGCGCGGATTTTTGAGTTTTTTCAGATAATCTTCGGAACAGACAATGGCCGCAGCCGCTCCGTCACCCACGGGTGCGCACATGGACCGGGTCAGCGGATAGGTGACGGGGCTGTCCGCCAAAACCTCTTCAACGGTCATGGTGTTCTGATACTGGGCCAGGGGGTTGAGAGAGCCGTGGAAGTGATTTTTGGAACAGATCTTCGCCAACTGTTCCTGGGTGGTGCCGAACCGGCTCATGTGCCACCTGGCCCCCATGGCGTAGGCATCCATGAAGACGCTCCGCCCCTGGCCGGGCGGGGTCTGGCCTTCGGGAATATTTATATCGAATGCCTTATTCACTGCCGCGATATTCTGAAGGTGATGCTCAAAGTTCTCCACATCCATGCAGGTGGCATAAGCCCCCAGGGATTTGGCTTTATCCGGATGGGATATCTTTTCCGATCCCAGAGCCAGGGCAACGTCAAACATTCCCGCCCGTATCCCTGTATATGCCAGATGAAGGGCGGTGGAGGCTCCGGCACAGGCGTTCTCCACATTGGTCACCGGTATGGCGTCTATCCCCATGGAGCGCATGATTACCTGCCCTCTTATGGAATGCTGCCTGTTGAACATGCCCCAGAAGGTGTTGGCAAAAAAGGCGGCCTGAAGGTCGGACTTATCCAGCCCCGCATCCCCAAGCGCCAGCCGGGTCAC
This window encodes:
- a CDS encoding electron transport complex protein RnfA; amino-acid sequence: MLTYLIDIFLIGISAALINNFVLHYFVGICPFVGVSRKISTAFGMGCAVIFVISIASVISWTITTFILMPGAPLSKWVAGFFMTPEMAAQTDLTILSYIVYIFAIASSVQFVEMYVRKFFPPLYKALGVYLPLITTNCAILFACLIIMSKIVGVDNPADVWDLGRALTLGAGGGVGFTIAIVIMAGLREDLDLCDVPGPFKGVPITLIVAGILAMGFMGFTGVDSGLKKAMMSKPAVAEQAQSAQDAGK
- a CDS encoding RnfABCDGE type electron transport complex subunit B, encoding MNLVIVGLSASTLFGMAIVICYILGWANKAFHVEVDPRTEAIVATLPGANCGGCGYVGCGDYADAVVNDGAPVDKCPVGGAACAASVASIMGVEVGESFPQRPIVHCGAHYSERKGRTEYRGEMTCKAANMVAGVQGCTYGCLGFGDCTRACKYDAIHIVDGLATVDYDKCIGCGACGSVCPRNIITITPFKKSRILAVGCSNKDTGKDVMAVCEVGCIGCKACARKSDLFKIVDNLPTIDYEAWDEECTPDVMAACEKCSRNRLIFVGEPSAADIAATADKEVPEVVEPDFKTTVDDTEWRG
- a CDS encoding MBL fold metallo-hydrolase, with the protein product MIEEIQPNICRIEVPLPGLPLKSLNSYLIRSDERNLIIDTGLNCDESFEAMKAGMEKLGVNPAQTDFFISHHHADHIGLVPRLASESSKVYMSRHDAAIIQSWQGFDSIVSYSENHGFPKNRLSSAFKQYAGIRFGSEIFRNLIISEDGDPLCLGEYYFRCVHTPGHTGGHMCLYEPQHKILFSGDHVLMDISSNIQCFRDTDNPLKDYFDSLDKVSRLEVSLVLPGHRRIFSDHRKRITGLISHHKKRLDEILDILNGSPRSAYETASEMTWDFRADSWTDFPIAHQWFATGEALAHLRYLEEDGRVIRENNKTELRRFLRRS
- a CDS encoding substrate-binding periplasmic protein, translating into MLKANYYRKLFFIGAIWNWLATGSLAVGYKMLFPLLLLFFSAFLSVNADADQTIRVGVYDFPPFFELKDGKPGGIWLDLMKKVFEKAGIRYSIKEYPAKRVIKRIVEGQADVSMVAKGISLLENNTLYSSTAVVNVELSVYTRTDTAVPRNIEALKGKKLLVTRGYSYGGLIKYFKNPENHIVLDAADRHELVFRKLKIKRADYAIGYSATADEILKKIGVSEIQGHPISNFDIFFVISKKTPEYRKVMDNIEKAFTQLKADEK
- a CDS encoding OmpP1/FadL family transporter — its product is MNMLIQNNQLVLFIIAFSKSLRIFFFITAVLLAAEVCTNAANVDTFGIGSKATALGGAFSAYADDPYAIHYNPAGLTRISRITISGGTHLILADINVGNYHVEGTDSSVNGSKDFSNNSDGLVVPHFGFVYPLSDKLVTGIAAYAPYGLDIEFDDNTAENPGAFNNVHSYYNRMVITPAISYRFSEKISGGFGISVGRSECGVERLLYLPGTSFHEKKVETELEDDFNYSFNAGIMYTPTDSLTLGLTFRSKADADFEGSAEVVGIPGSKTDIESSIDHPAQVQGGIRYQPHSNFSLELDLVWTDWSTVDCYIISFTPPLLGVQTEDVCEREWEDTVQVRIGAEWALNDMVVLRGGYFYDPSPVPDKTFDLQWPDSDKKTYSFGMGLNFGNFSVDSVVQYIITEKNRYIGGESVELNRSYGGQNVSLNADGEIWGFGITFNYVF
- a CDS encoding NAD-dependent epimerase/dehydratase family protein: MRILVTGAAGYIGGKLVESLCKKAWVEKVVGTDIREPAQGSSGYGFFKQDIREPLEEILDSENVDTVIHTAYVLPPLHDDNLMEDINKGGTRNVLRASVRAGVRQILYTSSTTAYGFHPDNDFPLTEESPLRGNDDFTYARNKREIENIIRSFSTEYPHITLSVVRPCFVVGPGFDNPLARHLKKRIVLLPGHTKPFQFVHEDDLINVMVLLLKNRLGGIYNVAGEGTVTFPEMVNMLGNTPLPLPLRILSPLNSLAWQLRLSAMTEFPSPVMNMMIHPWVATSEKLIRDTGYAFMYDSCEAFKDFVRHVRSHRQS
- a CDS encoding SDR family oxidoreductase; protein product: MGIKGRKSILITGAASGIGRETALLFARKGWFVGLFDLDQEGLASLESEIGEQNVCRQRTDVTDAEQMRRSADRFAEVTGGRLDVLFNNAGIIRMGTNDRISISAQHQVVDVNIKGVLNGIHCALGYLRQTPGARIISMSSASAIYGIPEMAVYSATKHAVRALTESLDIELEPSGIAVSDILVPFVKTPLITDAPARAYSIDRMGVRITPARVAETVWKAAHGKKLHWKISPQLHTLLAIFQVFPFARRLIIKKLAMTPLPLNS
- a CDS encoding thiolase family protein, which produces MSNVYIIGLGMIRFTKYPDRGVRDMAHEVTRLALGDAGLDKSDLQAAFFANTFWGMFNRQHSIRGQVIMRSMGIDAIPVTNVENACAGASTALHLAYTGIRAGMFDVALALGSEKISHPDKAKSLGAYATCMDVENFEHHLQNIAAVNKAFDINIPEGQTPPGQGRSVFMDAYAMGARWHMSRFGTTQEQLAKICSKNHFHGSLNPLAQYQNTMTVEEVLADSPVTYPLTRSMCAPVGDGAAAAIVCSEDYLKKLKNPRPLKILASVLGSGTDRDIDGEDIGERLAKQAYEIAGVGPRDISLAELHDATSYGELHQTEAMGFCPLGEGGPYAESGATMLGGKQPVNISGGLETRGHPIGASGLAQIYEIGLQLRGDAGKRQVEGARIGLAENGGGNIGLEEAAMCIHILEKA